Below is a window of Microcoleus sp. AS-A8 DNA.
TGAAGCATCTGTTGGCGTCAACATTCTAGAAATCCTTCAATTGGGTAATTTTGATGTCATTCTTGCTCAGGACGGTGAAACGGGGATACAACTCGCGAAGCAGCACATCCCCGATTTAATTATTTGCGACATTCTAATGCCCGGATTAGATGGTTATGGTGTTCTGACTGCCTTGCGAGAGGTAACAGAAACAGCGCTAATTCCCTTCATTTTTCTCACAGCTAAAACTACCCATGAAGATTTTCGCCAGGGCATGAATTTAGGTGCTGATGATTATTTGACTAAACCTTTTCTTCAAACTGAACTGTTGGAAGCCGTGACGGTTCGACTCGAAAAACAAGCTATTTTTTCAGAAAAATATAGTGCCCAATATAAACGAGCTAAAGAGTTACAAGAAAAACTCCAAGAGCTTCAGCTACTCAGTGAAACTCAAGACAAGTTACTGAAGCAATTTATTGAAAAATTGCGTAATCCTTTAAGTAATATTAATATGGCGATTCATATGCTAAAGACAATGCCACCGGGGATGAAGCGCGATCGCTATTTAGATATTTTGGAAGCAGAGTTTGCCCAAGAAATTGAGCTTTTAAATCAATTCTCAGACCTTCAAGATCTGCTAACGCCAGAGAATATCAAGTTACTGCGTCAATTCAACCTGCTCAATCATCCATCAGTATGACGAATGAGAATTATTACATAATTTTTTGTATTTTTCTTTTCCTACAGTAACTAAACCCACTGTGGAAAGCCGGAAAGCAATCTGCTGGATTTTTACCACTGGTAGGCTCAATAGTTGCGCGAGTTCCTGAATAGAAATTGTTCGGTTAGCGTACTTCCAAACCTGAAACTCAAGGTCTTCTAACCGATAGTAGAGTTGACTCGGAATAATACTAACCAAACCTTCATCTGGAGCAGGCAATTTATCAGCTAGAGCATCCCAGGACGGCAAGACTCGTAACCCCATCAATATCGCTGCTGTCGCCGGTACACTCAATCCAGTCATTTCCCGCGTGGGTATTGGCGCATCTTGGTCAAAATGAAATAAACCGTCCTTGAGTTGGAGAACAGCAGATACGTGATGAGAAACTTGAAGATTGAATA
It encodes the following:
- a CDS encoding response regulator; translation: MKKILVIEDEASVGVNILEILQLGNFDVILAQDGETGIQLAKQHIPDLIICDILMPGLDGYGVLTALREVTETALIPFIFLTAKTTHEDFRQGMNLGADDYLTKPFLQTELLEAVTVRLEKQAIFSEKYSAQYKRAKELQEKLQELQLLSETQDKLLKQFIEKLRNPLSNINMAIHMLKTMPPGMKRDRYLDILEAEFAQEIELLNQFSDLQDLLTPENIKLLRQFNLLNHPSV
- a CDS encoding DUF4388 domain-containing protein, whose amino-acid sequence is MPQKIFLADLYIPEIFQFIEKGQKTGLLSFSTLPVPQAVPKSVHYIWVSQGHVVAAANQLNNECLVSLIEQQGWKQWMSKRAFDKLVNWCCPLDEPLGTSLKRQGALQNSQLEQLFNLQVSHHVSAVLQLKDGLFHFDQDAPIPTREMTGLSVPATAAILMGLRVLPSWDALADKLPAPDEGLVSIIPSQLYYRLEDLEFQVWKYANRTISIQELAQLLSLPVVKIQQIAFRLSTVGLVTVGKEKYKKLCNNSHSSY